From a region of the Xanthomonas rydalmerensis genome:
- a CDS encoding nuclear transport factor 2 family protein — MNDPNTLARAYLALWNDADAASRARRLADGWTPDARYADPMMAGEGRDGIAAMIAAARAQVPGHLFALRGTPDAHGPFVRFSWTLAPEHGAPIAGGTDIARIAPDGRIAEVIGFLDKDIA; from the coding sequence ATGAACGACCCGAACACGCTGGCACGTGCCTATCTGGCGCTCTGGAACGATGCCGATGCCGCATCGCGCGCGCGTCGCCTGGCGGACGGCTGGACCCCTGATGCCCGCTACGCCGATCCGATGATGGCGGGCGAAGGTCGTGACGGCATCGCCGCGATGATCGCGGCCGCACGCGCTCAGGTCCCCGGCCACCTCTTTGCGCTGCGCGGCACGCCCGATGCGCATGGTCCGTTCGTACGCTTCTCCTGGACGTTGGCGCCCGAACACGGCGCGCCGATTGCCGGCGGCACCGATATCGCCCGGATCGCCCCGGACGGGCGCATCGCCGAGGTCATCGGCTTCCTCGACAAGGACATCGCATGA